The nucleotide window GTAGAGAATAAACGTGGTCCTGGCCAGGTCCTCGCGCTTCATTTTCCCGCTTTGTGTCCAGGGATGGCGGGGGCTCACGATGTAATGCAGTTCGTCCTCAAACAGCTTTCGGGTTTCAAAATGCCCCGGCTCCTGCGGCATCAGGCAAACAGCCAGGTCTATCCGGTGATGTTCCAACTCCTCCACCAGATCGCGGGTGTCACCGGGTTGGATGGATATTTCATAGCGCGGGAAGCAATCCTTGAATTCGCGCAGCACCGGAGGAAGGATGAATTGGGAACTCGCAACGCTGCATCCGATCTGCAGCCGTCCGCGGTTTTCCATGCCCGTGCTTTGCAAATCCCGGACCGCCTGATCCATGGCGTTAAGAATTCCCTCGGCATCCCTCAAAAACGCTTTTCCTCGTTCGGTGAGCAGCACCTTTTTTCCCACCTTGTATAAAAGAGCGCACTCCAATTGATCCTGAAGATGCCGCATGGCGTGGCTGATTGCCGACTGGGTCAGGTGCAGTTCAGCCGCTGCGTGCGTGTAATTTTCGTGCCGCGCCAGAACGACAAACGCCCGCAACTGCCGTGAATCCAAGAGACTTTGCATACTATGAATTATATTCATGATATCCTTAAAAACAATTCAATTTATAAATCATCCCGATCCGGCGTTTTGGCATCCGCCCTGCGTGTTGTTGCAGCATGGTTAAAAAAGCACAGCGCACCCCGATGGCTCATGCCGCCGCGCCCGTCACTGGCCGCGACGTGATCCGCATCGGGTACGTTCCCCTGGTGGACAGCGCTCCGCTCATCGCCGCGCTTGAACTCGGCTTTTTCCAACGCGAAGGCATCCATGTCAAATTGTACAGGCAAATCGGCTGGGCGGGAGTCCGTGAAGGGCTTATTTTCGACGAACTGGATGCCGCCCATGCGCTGGCTCCGATG belongs to Candidatus Methylacidiphilales bacterium and includes:
- a CDS encoding LysR family transcriptional regulator; this encodes MQSLLDSRQLRAFVVLARHENYTHAAAELHLTQSAISHAMRHLQDQLECALLYKVGKKVLLTERGKAFLRDAEGILNAMDQAVRDLQSTGMENRGRLQIGCSVASSQFILPPVLREFKDCFPRYEISIQPGDTRDLVEELEHHRIDLAVCLMPQEPGHFETRKLFEDELHYIVSPRHPWTQSGKMKREDLARTTFILYSRRSITFELFENHLLNQGVRLGSFIEMGSFEAIKELVKLGLGVGVMAPWVTRAELESGSLVAISIRPKLKRKWAVLTLQNRPLRLAEETFIGLCQAAAANLSLLQENRPAPR